CAAAGTAGTATAAGGAGGATTGTAAGAAGCCCTGAGACCATGCTTGCCCAGCACCCGCATTTGGATCCCAGTGACCAAAAATATATTTTCTGGCGAGATTTACGCTTTCACGCATATCGCTTACGAAATCTATTTCACCTCTATATTCCTCATTAAATCCTATTTTTATAATATTATTGCTGATAATAACGTAATTCTCATTTCTCCTGGTTATTTCAATCATGCCAGTCTCAGGAGGTATTTGACCCTGCTCACCTAATTTAATTGTATAAGTCTTTTTGCCCGTAGGCGCCATTGTAGCCATAAACGTTATTGTCGCAGTTTTAATGTAGCCGCTTTCATAGCGAACTATTCCCCATATTTGGCAGGGTACTGAATTTTCTCCCTCATAAACCGCTATTTTTGGCTCGGAGAGCTCACCATCTGCGAAAAACATGTTAAAGTGAACCATGTCATTCCATTCCTCATTCCTATTATTCTGTAAGTTGAGACGAATCTGCGTAAATTCTGGAGCCTGCTTATTAAACTCTACTGTTCCACCACTAGTTTCTACCGTTATCTTATATTCTCTTCCATTCCACGGGTAATAAACATTTAGTACTCCACTACTTTTGGGAATGATCAGCAGATTTCTGGGAGCCCACATATTCCATACTTCATCATTAATCATAACCCTATTTACCGTAATGTTATTGTCGCCTAAATTTCTCAACTCAATTTTTATTACTCTGTTAAGGGAAAATAGATGCGCATCGATAGAAAACTCTATGCTTGCCACTTCAATAGGGCTACCGCTCTGTTGAAACAGAAGGAAGTAAGCAAGTGAACCAGCAATAACTACGATAATAGATATGGGAATAATCAAGCGTTTAATTAGAGAGCTCAAGATTATCCCCCAGACAATTAGGCTTTCTCACTACAAAAATAATTAAAAATAGTGATTTAAATTTTCTCAATATATTTTAATTAAAGGGATTTTTAGACCATCAAAGTTTAAAACTAAATCTTATGAAAGATTGGAACATTTAGTCTCTAATTACCAAAATACTAGGAGGGATTTAATTAAAAATTTAGTGGGCCGGGCCGGATTCGAACCGGCGATCTTCGCCGCTCTCAATCATTTGGGGATGATTTTGTTTGTGAGGGCGACGTCCTAACCGAGCTAGACTACCGGCCCATTCAATCTTTAGAAGACTGTTTTCTCCTTATATTCTTTTAGATTAATTGCACGGAGGATGTTTTAAATGCTATGAAGACTTTAACTTTCTTCCATTTTAGCTTCAACTTTAACCTTAATTATGTGCCTAAGATCCGATATTTTGGGGTGATTTTGTCCTCAAACACATTTCTGGCGCTCAATAGGTGAAATGAATGGACCCTTCGCTGTAAACCTATAATATACTGGTATTAGCATTTATGCTTAAGTTCCTCTATGTTCTCCCTTATCTTCTCTAATGCAGCCACTATATCCTCCATATCCTCTTTTGTTCCTAGAAGAACGTAGTGTGGAAGCCATAAACCCTCATAATAGCATGCTCTCTCGGTCACTGGCATTTTAATGCTGGAGTAATCGATTTGTTTAGCATAGTATGGACATGAGAGCGGACACATCTTAAAATATTCTAGGTAAGATTCTTTATAGAGCGGCTTAGAATATCCCACGCTTACAGGTATGCCCTCAGCTTGCAGGGCTTTGGCAATAACTGCCTTAGATACCCTGCCGAAAGCTTCCGGCTTAATTTTGAATATGTATAGGTGGTATGCATGTCTTGTTACTCTTTCATCATCTTTAAGCGGCTTTACACCGTCTATTTTCCGGAACTTACCATTTAAGTAGCGGGCATTTTCCATTCGCTTATTAATTTGCTCATCAATTCTCTCCATTTGAGCCAATAATATCGCGGCTTGAAACTCCGTCATGCGGTAATTTGCTCCAGGAAGGTAATGCTCATGTGGTGCCTCTTGTGGTAACCTGCCACAATTATGTAGAGCCCATGCCATAATATATAAACTCTCGTCGTTTGTGACTATTATTCCACCTTCGCCGCTAGTAATGTTTTTGCTTGATTGAAAACTAAATGCTCCCATATTACCTATTGCGCCAACCCTTCTACCCTTCCATTCCGCGCCCCAGGCTTGACATGCATCTTCAATAATATATAGGTTATTTTTTCTTGCTATAGACAATAATGCATCCATGTCTGCGGGTCTGCCACCAATATGAACTGGCATAATAGCTTTAGTTTTATCTGATATTACCGATTCAACACTTTTAGGGTCAATAGTATATGTTTCCGGGTCTATATCGGCGAATACTGGAATAGCGTTTACATATAGGACCGTTAAGGGCGTAGCCATAAAGGTATATGAAGGAACTATAACTTCATCACCGCATCCTATTCCAAGAGACCTTAATGATATTTCTAAAGCTGCGGTTCCACTTGTAACTGCAACCCCATACTTGGCATGCTGATAAGCTGCAAATTTTTCTTCAAACTCACTTTTTCTTGAGCCGCCTATACCCCAAAAACCACTCTCTAAAACTTCTTTTAGAGCCTTCATCTCCCTCTCATCAAATATAGGCCACTTTGGGAAAGGTTTCTTTCTGACGGGTTCCCCTCCATTCAGAGCAAGCTTAGCCAAGTCTCATCCCTTCTACTTGAAAAATTCGCAGTCTCATATTTATTGTTAGAGATATCCCTTTATCACAAGAAATAAATTATTATAAATTACTGTAATTTTGGTGATTGAATGATCGAAAAAATAGTTGAAGCTCTTGAAGGTTGCGAGATGATTGATTTGTCCGAGGAAGTTCAACCGAATATCTTAAAGGTTAATGGACGATATTTGCGTGGAAATCAGACTAGAAAATTCTATCTACAGCAATTTATAAATGCTGATGATGGAACATATATGCACTTCATCGAATCTGAATCGCATATTGGCACGCATGTTGAAGGTCCATCACATTTGCGGGATGATCTTAAATCGCTTATAGAGATTCCTCTTGAAAAATTTATTGGTGAAGCAGTTGTCTTGAAATTTGAAGCGGAGACTCTCATAAAGCCTGAGCATCTTAACAAAGTTAGGGAAAATGATATTGTACTTCTCTGGAGCGCTGGTGGAGCATACATAACTCCTAAGGCGGCAGAGTATCTTGTAAATAAACGGATTAAGATGCTCGGTATTCAAGGGATCAAGCTAGAGGATCCTAAGGTGGGAAGAAAATTAATAACTCATAAACTTCTCTTGGAGAATGATATACCAATAATTGAAGGGCTAACTAATCTAGACAAGATTAGGCATGAACGTATATTCTTTATCGGGTTGCCATTAAGAATATCTTGTCTGGATTCCTCATGGATAAGAGCTATAGCGCTTGAGCCCAAAATTTAATCGGGATGAAGCCCAAGGATCATGTTAGAGCAAGAGCAACATTAAAACATTTCCACTCAATATTTCTCCTAAGTAGTTTACTATGAGTAAAGAGAATATTCATAGAATTGAAGCATATTGCATTAAAGTCCCGAAATATCTTGGTGAGAGAGCTATTAATGTAGCGGCTAAACTTAACCTTCTTAACAGGGACCTAAAAATATCTAGGGTGGGAGACTACCTCTTTATACCTCTCAGAGAAAAACCGACAAGAGAAAAGGTTAATGAAATTAAGCAGGAAATTCCTCAATTCGAAGTATTAGTTCATGATTTTTTGAGTCAAGAGAAAATGCCTAAAAGTATAATTGATGTTTTAGAGGATTCGTTACCTCCATACCTCTTGGCAAGTCTCCCCCGCTCAATAGACTTTATCGGCGACTTAGCTATTCTAGAGATTCCTGAAGAACTTGAAAATTATAAGAAAATAATTGGTGAAGCAGTGCTCAAAGTGTTTAAACATGTAAGATCAGTGCTTGCTAAGTCTAGCGCTGTTAAGGGTATTTATCGCACAAGAGAATATGAGGTTATAGCTGGCTCTGAAAATACTGAAACAATACATAAAGAATATGGATGTAAATACTTTCTTGATCCAAGAAAAGTCTATTTTTCGCCCAGACTGTCTTATGAACGCTATAGGGTTGCGTCACAGGTTAATGAAGGTGAGACCATTATAGATATGTTTGCAGGGGTTGGTCCCTTCTCGATCCTGATAGCTAAAACCCATAGAAATGTAAAAATTTATTCAATTGATATAAACCCTGATGCTATAGAATACTTAAAAAGGAACATTTACGTGAATGGGGTTTTTGGGAAGATTTATCCGATATTTGGCGATTCAAGGGAGATTATTCTAAATAGATTATGTGGAGTGGCTGATAGGGTCATAATGAACCTCCCAGAAAGAGCTATAGAATATATTGATGTTGCATGTGTTGCTCTTAGATCATCAGGCGGAATAATCCACTATTACGAATTTTCTAGCGGTCCATATGCTATTGAGGAAGCGAGGAAGCGACTGATAGATACAATAAGTAATGCTGGAAGGATAGTGGAAGCTATTATTTCAGAGAGAATCGTTAAGGAGGTTGCGCCATATAAATGGCAGATATCAATAGATGTAAAGGTTGTTTAAATGATAGTTTTTGTCGCAATGCTAAAAATAATTCTTGGTTAAACTCATATTGCTAATAAAAATCTTGAACTAAGTAAAAAGGGCGAGTATTAGCGACTAAAAGAGCTTGGAAAAGATACTGCTATGGGAGAGTTTATAATACTATTGATTGTTTATGGTAGTAAATAATACGAATCATAGGGTTCTCAGAAACCTAATCTATTATAAGGTCATTGTCTAAACAAGGTGTCAAGAATTGGTTTGTAAGAATATAAAATCTTGCTGATATTATTAAGGGTGTCATTTTCCAGTTTTGCAAATTTTTCTTCAACAATATTTAAGATCAGACTTGAGAGTTCCTTTGGTAAATGACTTACATAGTTTTTTAGATATTCTTTTATCTCGTTACCAAAGTCTTCACTATTCAATAATGGTATTGCACAACCAATCGGTTTAAAAAGTCCCATTATATATAAGGCTTCAAGTAAGGGATTACCCTGTGAAAGGTTCCATGAGACTAAATCATCCTCTGATATTTTCAGTAGAAATTTTACGAATGCTGCTTGATCCTCTATATATCCATGTTGACATAATAAGCGAGTCACCTCATAATCCTTAACTGCTACTGATGCCAAATAAAGAAGATCCGTAGCATATTTCTCTGAGAAATTAAATAATCTCATTAATTCAAGTAATGGTTTAGGGAAAGTAAGAAAATAATATTCTATGCTTCCATGAAGAATTGTATGTCCAACTTCATGGTGTACTCCGCCAACAATAACCAATTTGGGCAAATCCCTTAATCTATCGAGACATAAAATTATCCTAGGGATTCCTCTCCAGGCATCATGCATAGCAAAGAAAAACTCCTCAAACCCTGATGTTTTTACCCCAATCCTCTCGCGTTCCCTTGATAAAAAGGCTTCAGCAAGTGATGACTTCTCAAAAACATATAAATCAACTAAAGAAACATTGTGAGGTTTAAGTCTATTATAACATTCCTTCATAAGTTTTATAATCATGTCTAGATCGTTCTCAGAGACTTTGCCGTATTTTGAAATAACTATGCGGGTCAAATTATTGCCCACAAGATAATCGACATTAATTCATTATTAAATGTTGTTAGTGACATCTGTGCACACATCTACCAGAGCAAATTTTGGCTAGGAACTTTAGTGAACTTAAACCTAAAAAATAGATATAGTTAGGAGGGATACGTCAGCATTGATATATTGAGGGACGGTGGGATCACTCTTGTTTATGTATCATTTCTAGATATTGCTTAAGCTTATCAAATATTTCATTAGCTTTTACTTCCTCAGCGCTCTCTGGAAACATAAATTGATATTTGCCCTGCCCTATATCCCTCAAAATAAAATACTTTTTACCAAATTCAAAGTAGATGTAGTCTCTTCCAAACTCAATATCCCATTTCTTCGCTTTCTCACTCATACTTGATCCCATCGATACGATGAATTAACTAATATTAAAGGCTTTTTAAATATGAGTAGCAAATCAACAATTAAGAAATTCTCTTATTGACGTATTAGTGAAGTTAATAATCAAAGTTTTCAAAAGAGAATCGAAGATAATTGATGAAAGACTTAAACTATCCAGCCAAATTAATGGCTTAATAGGATGAATAGTTCTTTTTAAACCCTAACTTTAGGGATTAAACTAAAATCTCCTGTATAAGCAGCTTCTAAAGTTGGCTTAATTAGTCTATCAACATCTCCAGCTTCAGATCTTATGGGTATTGGCATATTTTCCAGCTTCATCTTTAATTGCGGATCTTTAGCAGCGTTTACCATGCGTTCAATATGTTTTTCTGTTACTCCAGCCTCCTTTAATGTTATTGGAAACCCTATTGCTTTAGAGAATGTTATCATTCCTTCAGCAACGGCTTCGGCAAGCTCCCTCCCTTTTAATTTTGTCTTATCTGAATCAACGTAGCCGTTCTTCGCATATATCTTGACAATCTTTTTAAGCTGATCCTGAATTACGGGCGAGAATAAAATAGTATAATAAGGGTTTAAAATAGCACATGCCCTTCCATGTGTAAGTACATCAACAAGTGAGAAGCTGCCGAGGTGCGGACCGTTAGTTCCACCTAGCATTATAGAGTATCCGCCTAAGTCTGTTCCAAGCCCAAGAGCATATCTTGCATCGAGATCTTCACCATTCCTGAGCGCTCTTGGAAGAGCCTCAATTATGAGCTTTATTCCAGTATAGGCTACCTCACTTATTTTTTCGTAATTTGCTTTTCCAGCGGCTCCCATCCAAACCTCCCAACAATGGGATACTCCATCAAGCGCCCCATCTTTTGTCAGTTCCGGAGGCATACTTTTGGTGATATCATATTGAAATATAGATGCCCTAGGTACAATTGAATCATCAACTATTAGTTTTTTCTGGCAATTTATGATGTCCGTTACATTTGAGTATTTAGTTAAGTGTGATGCCGAGCTACTAGCTGTTTGTATTGCTATTAGCGGTATCTTTTCACCGCCAGATTTAGATGAAACTAATCCTGTTCCAAAATAATCATCTATTACGCCACCATAAAGTGCTAGAATTAGCGCTGCTTTAGCACCATCAATAACACTGCCTCCCCCTATAGTAATGACGCCATTACATCTTAACTTGGTGAGCTGATATGCAAGCCTATAAACATCTTCTTTCGGCGTATTCTGACGGGCTCCATCCAAGACATCTAAAACTTCATATCCAGATCTTTCAAGAGAGTCTATAACAAAATCAACCACTCCGGTACTTCTACCAGTTTTACCGCTTATAACCGCCACCCTTCTCCCAATTCTGCTAATATATTTATTGAGTCTTTCCAATGCATTATAACCGAACGAATAATCCTCACCTTTAAACTCCCAAAGAAGTTTTTCAGTAGTTTTTCTAGCATTTTGACTCAATTCTGTTACCCCGCCATTTATAGAGTTGGGAGCGGTTTAATCTTCATTACTTCTGGATTTACTAGGTTCGGCGGTATCTTTCCCTCAAAAAATGCTATCAAATTTTCAGCGACTACCTCAGCCATTTTTGAACGTGTTTCATAGCTAGCGCTTGCAATATGCGGTGTTAAAATCACATTATCGAGTGTTAGTAATGGATTATCCACTGATATAGGCTCCTTGTCGAAAACGTCTAATGCGGCTCCAGCAAGTCTTCCCTCTTTAAGCGCCTCATAAAGAGCTTTTTCATCGATTATTGCTCCTCTAGCAGTATTTATTAAGTAAGCTGTCTTCTTGATAAGTTTCAGTTTCTCGGCATCTATCAGATGATAGGTTTCTTTAGTTAGGGGAACATGGATGCTTATAAAATCTGATTCTCTTAATAAAGTGTCTAAATCAACGAATTTTGCGCCAGTTTCTTTTTCCATTTGTGGGTTTGGAGCAATATCGTAATAAAGTATCTTCATGTTAAAGCATTTGGCTCTCCTAGCAACAGCCGAGCCTATTCTTCCAGCCCCTATTATACCTAAAGTTGCTCCATAAATATCCTTACCAAGTAGCATTTTCGGATGCCAACCAACCTTCCATTTTCCCTCTCGCACATATTTGTCTGCCTCAACAACTCGTCTGGCAATAGCCATTAGGAGAGCCCATGTGAAATCAGCGGTTGTTTCAGTTAGAACTCCGGGAGTATTAGTTACATATACGCCTCTTCTAGTGGCCTCCTCAATATCTATATTATCGTAGCCAACAGCCATTTGAGCAATTATCTTCAGTTTAGGTGCGGCATCAAAAACTTCTGAATCAATTTTATCGGACAAAAGTGTTACCAAGGCGTCAACATCCTTAGCCTTCTCAATTATAACCTTTTTTGGTGGTGGACCGTAATCAGGCCAAACTTCAGCTTCAAAACGCTCCATAATCATCTTTAATCCGCTTTCAGGGATTTCACGGGTAATATAAACTTTAGGTTTATTCATAGATATCCCACATCTAGTAAGTCTCAGAAATATTAATTATTTTGTCGTTTTCCCTCATAAGATTGATGAAAAATCCCATATAACCTTTCATAACCGTCTTTTAACAAGATCGCTGATTAATTCTCTTTCATGTTTTACTGAAAAGAGGTTTATCCCTAGAACTATAAGGAGTCTAAATTCCTCTTTGAGAGAAATTATTTAAAAATGTAAGGCATTATTTCTTTAGGTGTCAGGATTGGTTTTACCGGCAAAGATATTTGAGATTAAAGAGGATGTCAATCTATTCTTTGTTACGCAGAAGCTTAGGTATTTTCGAGAAGAAGAATCATACGTAACCATTAATGGTGAGACAATAAAACTTGTCTCTGAGGTTTCGGATCTGAAGTTTGAGGGCGACATTATTTCAGGGATATTTAGTAGAGATTTTGTTCGGAGCAGAGTTTATAGACGTAAAATTATTGAGACACCGGTCACCGAAGAATCGCCTTTCTGGATTAAAAAGTTCAATAATAGATTCTTTTTAATAGTTTTAGCGCCATCAACGGCGCGGGGCTTAAAGAAACTGCTCACAAACTATGTTGCAAACAAATTTAGTAAGATTCTCTTTATAAAACCCAATGTAATACTTGAAGTTGAAATTCCTCATGAAAGGCTTAAAAGCCTTCATGAATCGAATCCTCAAGCAACCAAATTAATATGGTTTGATAATGTTGATATACCCGGTATTGAAAAATTATGTTTGGCTGGATCCGATCTTGCTGATACAAGTCTTTACCAAGAGTATCTTAAACACGGAAAAATATGGTATGTTGTATTCGAAGTCCAGAAAAGAGGTATTGTTGTTGGCGTAACAAGAAACTGTGTTATAACGCTCTTTAGTAAAAGTTCGGTTGAAGACTTCATAAATTATATAATGGGTGACATATTGCCATTAATAAAATAAAAATGTGTTGCTTAAGTGTTGATGGTCTGTTTCTTTTAATCTATCTTTAGCTTGATGCTTACACTAATCTTTTCTTTAAAGGCTGGCGCTTCTATTTTAACAACTTCTGAAGGATCGCTCACCGTAATCGTTTTCTCAAATCCTTCATCAGTAGATACGCTATAGTTTCCTGCTTCTAAACCCTTTAGCATTATCGTGAAGCTATTTACGCTGTAGTGCGCTTTTGACACTGCCAAGTTAATCCATTTACTCCCCTTGTTCACTTCAAGCTTGTCTATGTGCGATTTGAGAACAAAAACTTTCAAGTTTAACGGAACAATATACACTCGCACGCGAATTCCGTCAGCTGGTTCTACAATATACGTGCCATCTTTTTCTTCAACCCTACAGCCGTAACCTATTAAACCAAAATCCTTATCCTTAACCACATAACTTTTCAGTATGGAGAGCGCCGGGTAAAGACCTATGCCGTACTCATTAGACCATGCTGGGTTAAAATAGGAGCCTGGTGATCCATCTGGTGACCAATTAGGACCAGTACATGCTTCTCCGCTTGAAAGTATTTGACTGAAATATGCTAGAATTCCAGCATAACCTACTTCTAATAATAGGGGTTTTTCAGGATTCTCATCATATGCATCTAATAGGCACATTGCGTTCTGGGCTGTTGTATAAACGCCTAATGATTTTATGTCGCATCCACGCCACCACCATATGGGTTGCTGGTGTAGAGTTGCTAAGAGAACCTTAATCGCATCTTCAACCAAATCCATTTTACCCTTATATTTGCGGATAAAATATGTAAACTCGTAGCCAGTTGTGTCAAATGCGAACTCCGACCTATAAGTATATCTTGTTCCTAGGAAAAAGGCCGCGCCTGAATCAACTTTCTCAAGGAGAGCATTATACTCGTTTACTAGCCCCTCATTTTTTAAATCGTCAAGAATATTGATAAGGTTCCATTGCCCTATATGCCCTATATTCCTCCACCAGCGAGGAACAATCTCATCTGAATAAAACGCAATAGCCGTATTGTAGGCGAGAAGCAGATAATCTTTAGGCGTTTTTCTCGTTAAGCCATAAAGTTTAGCAATTTTATACATGCTATGGTATATGTTAAACACATGTGGATAATTGAATGATCTATCAACGCCTGGCTTTGGATCATCCCATATCCAACGTTTAATCGCGTATGTCTCTGGATCCTGAAGTTTACCATACAGAAAATTCCATATATAATCGTCTAGAGCTCTTATCTCATCATTATTCGGGTGGTAGACATTCTTTTCCGCCAAAAATAATGGTTCAGCAAAACCTATCTCGTCACTGCAACCATTCATCCAAGATTTTGGGGGACGAGGCCATCCTGGACCGAAATCCACGAGTGGGGGAGCTGTATCCAAAATTCTCTTATTCTCGCTATCCCACATTAGGAAGGCATACCGCCTTATATCATTTGGGTCAGTTATTCTCTGGAATGCCATTATGAAAGCCGCTCGCCTATCAATTAAGGTCTCTAGGTCTTCTATGGAGTAAAAGGGAATATTGAGCCACTCATCTCCATAAATAACTCTTAAGACGCGCTGTCCCCTCTTTTTAAATCTCAGTTTTAATATGCGTTCTCCATAACCACTTTTTATCTCGGTAATTTCAGTCCATTTATCAGATGTCACTTGACTTATGGGCTTCTTACACTTTAGGGCTACATATGTCTCAAGATTTTGGGGGACGACCATGCTTGGAGCTATTTTAATAGCAACTTTCCCTATTTCATACATCTTCTCATTTATTTCCTCATATCCGTTAACCCAGTAAAACTTGATAGTGAAAGTTTTAGTCTCCCCAGGACCTAAAATAAATGAGTGCAATCCATTAAACCATTCATTCCACTTTCTCTCACCAGCCCTAGCCTTTGAGAAGAGGAAGAGTGTTGGTGGAGGCTGCCCCATCATTCCCAGATTCCATTGCCCAGTTATGGCTTCAAAAGATGTGTTTTCACCTGGAACCATTAATAGGAATGGCGGGTTGCCATTAGGTCGTGTAAAATAAATATAGGATGTATGACCAGCAGTGAAGGGATGTATTAAGACACGATCCTCATATGAGTGCGGGCTCCTGCATTGGATATTGAATATTAGGGGGATTGAGACTTCTCCAACCTCAATACGGTAGGGAGAATGATTGATAAACGTTAGTTCCCAAACAAAACTTTTGTCTTCCGGATCTAAGCGAAACACTTCACTCAATTCATAAATATTGAATCCGCCAGCATCAGCCTCAGCGTCATAATATGAAACAGTTACTTGATTCCTATTACACTTGATTCTTATTCCCCTATCAGTAGAATGATGATAGCTTGTGTTTGCTTCCAGCCATTTCGCCTCTCTTAAATCATATTCCCTAAGGATCCTATACTTGGTATTAACGCTGCCAAGCCATGGACCTTTAGGCGGCACAACAAAACTGTTATTTTGCTCATTGCCGGCAAAGTTTGTTCCATACTTATCCTTCGGATTAATTATTTCCCTTATTACACCATAATCTTCATTCACTGTTATAATGAAGTGCTCACTCTCCATTTTCCGTAAAACCATAATGGCACCTTTTTCTAAAAGTATCTAATTTGACTATTTAAAAATTAGTGAGTTATGCCAATTCTCTCAAAATTTGGATACGTGGGAATCAAAAATTATAAAATATCCTGCAATTTATTTGTTTTAGGTGATCCATCATGGAGATTAAAGTGGTAAGCATAGATATGCCTAAAGATGTTAATGTTATTCTTGGAATGGCTCACTTTATAAAAACTGTTGAGGACTTGTATGAGGCGATGGTTAATTCTGTTCCAGGCATAAAATTTGGCTTAGCCTTCTGTGAGAGTAGTGGTGAATGCTTAGTTAGAGTTGATGGAACTGATGAGGAGCTTAAGAGGGCTGCTGCGGAAAATATGCTCAAGCTTGGTTGCGGGCACTCATTCATAATTTTTATGCGGGGAGCATACCCAATAAACGTGCTTAACGCCATAAAGAGAGTCCCGGAAGTTTGCACGATATATGCTGCGACAGCTAACCCGCTTCAAGTTATTGTTGCTGAAACTGAGCAAGGTAGGGGCATACTTGGTGTTATTGATGGATTAAAGCCTAAGGGCATTGAGGATGAAAGGGGAATTGAGTGGCGTAAAAGTCTTCTAAGAAGGTTAGGCTATAAGAGGTAGAGTGAAACTAATGATTCCAATCATCGAATTAATTGATGTTTGGAAGTCCTATAATGGGACCCAGGCACTTAGGGGATTAAACCTTGAAATTCAAAGAGGCGAAATTTTTGGACTAATAGGACCTAATGGTGCTGGGAAAACAACGACACTTAAGATAATAGTTGGACTTTTGAAGATGGATAGAGGTATAGTTAGAGTTAACGGTGTGGATATAAGCGAAGAACCGTTTGAATATAAAAAACTCATCGGATACGTGCCTGAATCACCTTCTTTACCCGATTACTTAACCGTTGAAGAGTTTCTCATATATTCTGGGAAAATTAGAAATATTCCGGGTGAACAAATTAGAGAGAAAATAAATTACTTTGTTAAATTGTTTGAGCTGGAAGAAAAGAGAAGAGTGTTGATAGTCTCTCTTTCAAGGGGTATGCGGCAGAAGGTAACAATTGCATCGGCACTTATACACGACCCTGACATACTAATTTTGGATGAGCCATTCATTGGCATAGACCCGGTGGGACAACATGTTTTAAAGGATTTGTTCATTGAGAGAATTAAAGAGGGTAAGACTATTTTTATATCGACGCATATGCTTGATACAGCCGAAAGATTATGCAATAGGGTTGCAGTGATATATGGAGG
The DNA window shown above is from Candidatus Bathyarchaeia archaeon and carries:
- a CDS encoding DegT/DnrJ/EryC1/StrS family aminotransferase, whose product is MAKLALNGGEPVRKKPFPKWPIFDEREMKALKEVLESGFWGIGGSRKSEFEEKFAAYQHAKYGVAVTSGTAALEISLRSLGIGCGDEVIVPSYTFMATPLTVLYVNAIPVFADIDPETYTIDPKSVESVISDKTKAIMPVHIGGRPADMDALLSIARKNNLYIIEDACQAWGAEWKGRRVGAIGNMGAFSFQSSKNITSGEGGIIVTNDESLYIMAWALHNCGRLPQEAPHEHYLPGANYRMTEFQAAILLAQMERIDEQINKRMENARYLNGKFRKIDGVKPLKDDERVTRHAYHLYIFKIKPEAFGRVSKAVIAKALQAEGIPVSVGYSKPLYKESYLEYFKMCPLSCPYYAKQIDYSSIKMPVTERACYYEGLWLPHYVLLGTKEDMEDIVAALEKIRENIEELKHKC
- a CDS encoding cyclase family protein, which codes for MIEKIVEALEGCEMIDLSEEVQPNILKVNGRYLRGNQTRKFYLQQFINADDGTYMHFIESESHIGTHVEGPSHLRDDLKSLIEIPLEKFIGEAVVLKFEAETLIKPEHLNKVRENDIVLLWSAGGAYITPKAAEYLVNKRIKMLGIQGIKLEDPKVGRKLITHKLLLENDIPIIEGLTNLDKIRHERIFFIGLPLRISCLDSSWIRAIALEPKI
- a CDS encoding class I SAM-dependent methyltransferase family protein; this translates as MSKENIHRIEAYCIKVPKYLGERAINVAAKLNLLNRDLKISRVGDYLFIPLREKPTREKVNEIKQEIPQFEVLVHDFLSQEKMPKSIIDVLEDSLPPYLLASLPRSIDFIGDLAILEIPEELENYKKIIGEAVLKVFKHVRSVLAKSSAVKGIYRTREYEVIAGSENTETIHKEYGCKYFLDPRKVYFSPRLSYERYRVASQVNEGETIIDMFAGVGPFSILIAKTHRNVKIYSIDINPDAIEYLKRNIYVNGVFGKIYPIFGDSREIILNRLCGVADRVIMNLPERAIEYIDVACVALRSSGGIIHYYEFSSGPYAIEEARKRLIDTISNAGRIVEAIISERIVKEVAPYKWQISIDVKVV
- a CDS encoding iron-containing alcohol dehydrogenase, encoding MSQNARKTTEKLLWEFKGEDYSFGYNALERLNKYISRIGRRVAVISGKTGRSTGVVDFVIDSLERSGYEVLDVLDGARQNTPKEDVYRLAYQLTKLRCNGVITIGGGSVIDGAKAALILALYGGVIDDYFGTGLVSSKSGGEKIPLIAIQTASSSASHLTKYSNVTDIINCQKKLIVDDSIVPRASIFQYDITKSMPPELTKDGALDGVSHCWEVWMGAAGKANYEKISEVAYTGIKLIIEALPRALRNGEDLDARYALGLGTDLGGYSIMLGGTNGPHLGSFSLVDVLTHGRACAILNPYYTILFSPVIQDQLKKIVKIYAKNGYVDSDKTKLKGRELAEAVAEGMITFSKAIGFPITLKEAGVTEKHIERMVNAAKDPQLKMKLENMPIPIRSEAGDVDRLIKPTLEAAYTGDFSLIPKVRV
- the gyaR gene encoding glyoxylate reductase; the protein is MNKPKVYITREIPESGLKMIMERFEAEVWPDYGPPPKKVIIEKAKDVDALVTLLSDKIDSEVFDAAPKLKIIAQMAVGYDNIDIEEATRRGVYVTNTPGVLTETTADFTWALLMAIARRVVEADKYVREGKWKVGWHPKMLLGKDIYGATLGIIGAGRIGSAVARRAKCFNMKILYYDIAPNPQMEKETGAKFVDLDTLLRESDFISIHVPLTKETYHLIDAEKLKLIKKTAYLINTARGAIIDEKALYEALKEGRLAGAALDVFDKEPISVDNPLLTLDNVILTPHIASASYETRSKMAEVVAENLIAFFEGKIPPNLVNPEVMKIKPLPTL